From Parambassis ranga chromosome 9, fParRan2.1, whole genome shotgun sequence, the proteins below share one genomic window:
- the mblac2 gene encoding acyl-coenzyme A thioesterase MBLAC2, which produces MSAADWYAHKSLGDGLFWIQERFYQSDNRANIWLLRGTHQDVVIDTGLGLRSLPEYIDAKGLLGKDPQRKNPLLAIATHAHFDHSGGLHQFQQVGVHSAEVDALANGDNFETVTWLSDREIAEAPSPGWRARHYKVKAVQPTHILQEGDVINLGDRQLTVLHMPGHSRGSICLHDRDNKMLFSGDVVYDGAMIDWLPYSRVSDYISSCERLVGLVDSEQVDQVLPGHYNTFGAKRLHRIASTYISRAGTCPAKFSTFAWRTLAGAALRAFNPRSAC; this is translated from the exons ATGTCTGCAGCCGACTGGTACGCTCACAAATCGCTCGGAGACGGACTCTTCTGGATCCAGGAGCGTTTCTACCAGTCGGATAACCGGGCCAACATCTGGCTACTGCGCGGCACCCATCAGGACGTGGTGATAGACACCGGTTTGGGCTTGAGGAGCTTACCTGAGTACATCGACGCCAAGGGGCTGCTCGGAAAAGACCCACAGAGGAAGAACCCGCTACTAGCCATCGCCACCCACGCCCACTTCGACCACTCGGGCGGTCTGCATCAGTTCCAACAGGTGGGCGTCCACAGCGCAGAGGTCGATGCCCTGGCTAACGGAGACAACTTCGAGACGGTCACCTGGCTCAGCGACAGGGAGATAGCCGAGGCGCCCAGTCCAGGATGGAGGGCAAGGCACTACAAAGTCAAGGCTGTGCAGCCTACACACATCCTGCAGGAGG gcGATGTCATCAACTTAGGCGACAGACAGCTGACGGTGCTCCACATGCCCGGTCACTCCCGTGGAAGCATTTGCCTCCATGACCGTGACAATAAGATGCTTTTCAGTGGAGATGTGGTGTATGATGGTGCCATGATTGACTGGCTGCCCTACAGCCGCGTCAGTGACTACATCAGCAGCTGTGAGCGTCTAGTGGGGCTGGTGGACAGTGAACAG GTGGACCAAGTACTCCCAGGGCACTACAACACTTTCGGTGCAAAGCGGCTCCACCGCATTGCTTCCACATATATCAGCAGAGCTGGAACATGCCCTGCGAAGTTCTCTACATTTGCTTGGCGCACCCTGGCTGGGGCGGCGCTGCGGGCCTTCAACCCGCGGAGTGCCTGCTGA